A single genomic interval of Spirosoma linguale DSM 74 harbors:
- a CDS encoding Endothelin-converting enzyme 1 (PFAM: peptidase M13; Peptidase M13, neprilysin- like~KEGG: swp:swp_3866 endothelin-converting enzyme 1) — MNLIPKILFTALSVVAVAACQQKEETTTRTSFFDKSGMDTTVSPGDDFFTYANGKWVKETKIPDDQTGWGSFNTLYEENLQKTKTILIEASASNAKAGSIEQKVGDFYASGLDTTTIDKLGYEPLKAELAKIEAIKDYKEALNYLAASPGNPGGKFIGYYVGADDRQSTINRINFGQAGLSLPEKDYYTKTDESTKKIRAAFLNYAAKLFTLVGVDSLSAKTKANTILAFETALAQSHKEQADLRDPVANYNKFAVADLTKQMPNLNWRALLNTMKLNSVDSVLMGQPGYYKALDKVLPTVPISELKDKLVFDLLDENARLLSEPFEKARYEFYGRTLYGQPKQADRWKRVTQYVDRGLGEALGQLWVKKYFPAEAKERMLTLVNNLQKVYRERIEKLDWMAPETKKVALIKLDRFVKKIGYPDKWKDYSDVTIKRDDFYGNVQQTYIHHVKEDFAKINKPVDRAEWMMTPPTVNAYANPTNNEIVFPAGILQFPFFDKDADDAINYGAIGMVIGHEMTHLFDDQGRQYDANGNLRDWWTKADAERFNTKTQAVVNQYNNFTVLDNLHLNGRLTLGENLADLGGITLAYQAFKLTKQGQGNEKIDGFTPDQRFFLGFAQVWRTKVRDESLRVRVATDPHSPDKFRVNGPLTNFAPFYAAFNVKPGQKLYKPEVQQAKVW, encoded by the coding sequence GAAGAAACTACTACCCGAACGTCGTTTTTCGATAAATCAGGGATGGACACAACCGTGAGCCCCGGCGATGACTTTTTTACCTATGCCAATGGCAAGTGGGTTAAGGAGACGAAAATCCCCGACGACCAGACCGGTTGGGGTTCCTTCAATACACTCTACGAAGAGAATCTACAAAAGACCAAGACTATTCTTATCGAAGCGTCTGCATCGAATGCCAAAGCGGGTAGCATCGAGCAGAAAGTGGGTGATTTTTATGCCAGCGGTCTGGATACAACAACAATTGATAAACTAGGCTACGAGCCGCTGAAAGCCGAACTGGCCAAAATTGAAGCGATTAAAGATTATAAAGAGGCATTGAACTACCTGGCTGCCAGTCCAGGCAATCCGGGTGGTAAGTTCATTGGCTATTACGTTGGTGCCGATGACCGGCAGAGTACTATCAACCGAATAAACTTCGGTCAGGCAGGGCTTAGTTTACCGGAAAAGGACTACTACACCAAGACGGATGAGTCGACAAAGAAGATTCGGGCGGCCTTTCTCAACTACGCGGCTAAATTATTTACGCTTGTGGGGGTAGACTCTCTTTCCGCCAAAACGAAAGCCAATACAATCCTAGCCTTCGAAACGGCCCTCGCCCAATCGCACAAGGAACAGGCCGATTTGCGTGATCCGGTGGCGAATTACAACAAATTTGCCGTTGCCGATCTCACAAAGCAGATGCCTAACCTCAACTGGCGGGCGTTGCTGAACACCATGAAACTGAACAGCGTCGACTCGGTGCTAATGGGCCAACCCGGCTATTACAAGGCGCTGGATAAAGTCCTGCCAACGGTGCCCATTAGTGAACTGAAAGATAAACTGGTTTTTGACCTGCTGGATGAAAATGCCAGACTGTTAAGTGAGCCCTTTGAAAAGGCCCGGTATGAGTTTTATGGCCGAACGCTCTATGGTCAACCCAAACAGGCGGACCGCTGGAAACGCGTTACTCAATATGTCGACCGTGGGTTAGGCGAAGCGCTGGGGCAGTTATGGGTGAAAAAATACTTCCCGGCCGAAGCTAAAGAACGGATGCTTACGCTGGTGAACAACCTGCAAAAAGTATATCGGGAGCGGATTGAAAAGCTGGACTGGATGGCACCGGAAACCAAAAAGGTGGCTTTGATTAAACTAGACCGGTTTGTAAAGAAGATCGGCTACCCCGATAAGTGGAAAGATTACTCTGATGTGACCATAAAGCGGGACGATTTCTATGGCAACGTTCAGCAAACGTACATCCATCACGTAAAGGAAGATTTTGCCAAGATCAACAAACCTGTCGACCGGGCCGAGTGGATGATGACACCGCCAACGGTGAATGCCTATGCCAATCCCACAAACAACGAAATCGTTTTTCCGGCGGGTATCCTGCAATTTCCCTTCTTCGATAAAGACGCCGACGATGCAATAAACTACGGCGCCATTGGCATGGTGATCGGCCATGAAATGACCCACCTCTTCGACGATCAGGGTCGCCAGTACGATGCTAACGGTAACCTGCGCGATTGGTGGACCAAGGCCGATGCTGAGCGATTCAATACCAAAACGCAGGCCGTTGTCAATCAATATAACAACTTTACGGTGCTGGATAATTTGCACCTGAACGGTCGCCTAACGCTGGGCGAAAACCTCGCCGATCTGGGCGGTATTACGCTGGCTTACCAGGCGTTCAAGCTAACCAAGCAAGGCCAGGGCAACGAGAAAATCGACGGTTTTACCCCCGACCAGCGGTTCTTTCTGGGCTTCGCGCAAGTTTGGCGTACCAAAGTCCGTGACGAATCTCTGCGCGTCCGGGTGGCTACGGACCCCCATTCGCCGGACAAGTTTCGGGTGAATGGGCCGCTTACCAACTTCGCCCCGTTTTACGCGGCTTTCAACGTGAAGCCGGGACAAAAGCTGTATAAACCGGAAGTGCAGCAGGCTAAGGTTTGGTGA
- a CDS encoding radical SAM domain-containing protein (KEGG: mch:Mchl_2944 radical SAM domain-containing protein), giving the protein MIPELTATPVQKSTPEPLTKSARLWMPKRVIFTADALNEPFGQAMYERISALDLPIEISKNNRITGLRGADERETYRNAKNTLAIVNAPPGAFKLQPIPPSADWQMNLAEGCPAHCQYCYLAGSLSGPPVVRAYANLPKMLAHTATYEGTYPPNRTWQGSTTGQDGANRPTTFEVSCYTDVLGIEHLTGSMAECIRYYGTREMAELRFVTKYDQVDSLLNLPHNGHTRARVSLNADAIARRLEGGTASVEARLQGIRKLAMSKELGGGGYPIGLVIAPIMPIPAWREHYTALLDRMAEVLDFAQGGEAVDMNVEFISHRFTPGSKDILLQWYPNTSLDMDEATRSEKRNKFGGTKYVYRPDEMREMKAFFYAEWTKRFPKAPILYWT; this is encoded by the coding sequence ATGATACCTGAGCTAACTGCAACACCCGTACAAAAATCAACTCCTGAACCGCTGACAAAATCGGCCCGGCTATGGATGCCGAAGCGGGTTATTTTCACCGCCGACGCCCTTAACGAACCCTTTGGCCAGGCGATGTACGAGCGTATTTCAGCGCTTGATCTGCCCATTGAAATTTCCAAAAATAACCGCATTACAGGCTTGCGGGGTGCCGACGAACGTGAGACGTACCGAAATGCCAAGAACACACTGGCCATCGTCAATGCTCCTCCCGGCGCCTTCAAGCTCCAGCCCATTCCTCCCTCCGCAGATTGGCAGATGAATCTGGCCGAAGGTTGTCCGGCGCATTGCCAGTATTGTTATCTGGCCGGTAGCCTGTCCGGGCCGCCGGTTGTGCGGGCCTACGCTAACCTCCCTAAAATGCTTGCCCATACGGCCACCTACGAGGGCACCTACCCCCCCAATCGAACCTGGCAGGGGTCTACCACCGGTCAGGATGGTGCGAATCGCCCTACAACCTTCGAGGTGAGTTGCTATACCGATGTTTTGGGGATCGAGCACCTGACGGGAAGCATGGCGGAGTGCATCCGGTATTACGGCACGCGGGAGATGGCGGAATTGCGTTTTGTAACGAAATACGACCAGGTTGATAGTCTACTGAACCTGCCACACAACGGCCACACCCGCGCCCGGGTCAGCCTCAACGCCGACGCAATTGCCCGTCGTCTCGAAGGCGGCACAGCTTCTGTTGAAGCCCGGCTGCAGGGTATTCGCAAGCTGGCGATGTCGAAAGAACTGGGTGGTGGTGGCTACCCCATTGGGTTGGTCATTGCGCCCATCATGCCCATTCCCGCCTGGCGCGAACACTACACCGCTCTACTCGACCGCATGGCCGAAGTCCTGGACTTTGCGCAGGGTGGCGAAGCGGTCGATATGAATGTCGAGTTCATCAGCCATCGCTTCACTCCCGGCTCTAAAGACATTTTGTTGCAGTGGTATCCGAATACCTCGCTCGATATGGATGAAGCAACGCGTTCGGAAAAGCGTAACAAATTCGGGGGCACCAAGTACGTGTACCGGCCCGACGAGATGAGGGAAATGAAAGCCTTTTTCTATGCCGAATGGACGAAGCGTTTCCCCAAGGCCCCAATTCTGTACTGGACCTGA
- a CDS encoding Mandelate racemase/muconate lactonizing protein (PFAM: Mandelate racemase/muconate lactonizing protein~KEGG: csa:Csal_2486 mandelate racemase/muconate lactonizing enzyme), protein MNTRTGPRINQIIITPIAIVDPPLLNAAGLHAPYALRTIVEIITDDNISGISEIPGTAAIDASLNESRELLIGRDVFQLNEIRQVLVNRFGTESAAQRGEAPWDQRKLVHIFSAIEVACLDIIGKVTGRPVVDLLGGKMRDRVPFSAYLFYKYEGAGGPLAFGTDPAAQGWAAARQASALNPTEIVAQAKAMCAEFGFQSIKLKGGVFEPQQEVDAMFALYEAFGPDVPLRVDPNALWTVETAIKHGRQMEPILEYLEDPVRGQKNMAEVRKAIKTPLATNMCTTSFEDIPASIAVGSEDIILSDHHFWGGLRASMTLSGICETFGRGLSMHSNSHLGISLAAMVHLGAALPQVPYALDTHYPWQSDEIITAGRFTFEEGAVLVPQEPGLGVELDREALARLHQNYLTCGLTKRDDEIEMQKVQPGWKFQSVRW, encoded by the coding sequence ATGAATACCAGAACGGGTCCCAGAATTAACCAGATTATCATTACCCCCATTGCCATTGTCGACCCTCCTCTATTGAACGCGGCCGGGCTGCACGCCCCCTATGCCCTGCGAACCATTGTCGAGATTATTACGGACGATAACATTTCGGGGATCAGCGAGATACCGGGTACTGCCGCCATTGATGCCTCCCTGAACGAATCCAGAGAGTTGCTCATTGGCCGGGATGTGTTTCAACTCAACGAAATCAGGCAGGTGCTTGTCAACCGGTTTGGAACGGAGAGTGCCGCCCAACGTGGGGAAGCCCCCTGGGACCAGCGGAAACTGGTGCACATTTTCAGCGCGATTGAAGTGGCCTGTCTCGATATTATCGGGAAAGTTACGGGCCGTCCGGTTGTGGATTTGCTGGGCGGGAAAATGCGGGATCGGGTTCCTTTTTCGGCTTATCTGTTCTACAAATACGAAGGCGCTGGCGGGCCACTGGCGTTTGGTACGGACCCGGCCGCGCAGGGATGGGCAGCCGCCCGACAAGCCAGCGCCCTGAACCCCACCGAAATTGTGGCGCAGGCCAAAGCGATGTGCGCCGAGTTCGGATTCCAGTCCATCAAACTGAAAGGCGGGGTATTCGAACCACAGCAGGAGGTCGACGCAATGTTTGCTCTGTATGAGGCTTTTGGCCCGGACGTTCCCTTGCGGGTGGACCCCAACGCCCTTTGGACCGTTGAGACCGCTATCAAACACGGACGCCAGATGGAGCCGATTCTCGAATACCTCGAAGACCCGGTACGGGGTCAGAAAAACATGGCGGAAGTCCGAAAAGCGATAAAAACGCCACTGGCAACGAATATGTGTACAACCTCGTTCGAGGATATTCCCGCCAGTATCGCCGTCGGCTCTGAAGATATTATTCTGAGCGATCACCATTTCTGGGGTGGCCTTCGGGCGTCCATGACGCTTTCGGGTATTTGCGAAACGTTCGGACGTGGCCTGTCGATGCACTCCAACAGCCATCTGGGTATTTCGCTGGCCGCGATGGTTCACCTCGGTGCGGCTCTCCCCCAGGTGCCCTATGCACTCGACACGCATTACCCCTGGCAGTCCGATGAAATTATCACCGCCGGTCGATTTACGTTCGAAGAAGGGGCTGTGCTTGTACCCCAGGAGCCAGGCCTGGGCGTCGAGCTTGACCGCGAAGCTCTGGCCCGACTACACCAGAATTACCTGACTTGCGGGCTCACAAAACGGGATGATGAAATCGAAATGCAGAAAGTACAACCCGGCTGGAAATTTCAGTCGGTGCGTTGGTAA
- a CDS encoding Mannonate dehydratase (PFAM: Mannonate dehydratase~KEGG: ret:RHE_CH02058 mannonate dehydratase protein): MKRKSFIKTLTAGSVGAATFGAESVTAGHVGQKTERPKKVLMKVGCQSGGTTIENLEFKARHGVFNIDGGAPKTIAGKGWDLDDSMRKRDACEKYGISLDAYHFPLASSGIDKAEYPNIMLGKSPERDREIEILQQMIQVAGKTGIKVLNYNTTILPVLRTGKTVDPKRGNAIYSTWNYEEALKQNAPKTVAGDVSIEQMFERITYLLDRLLPVAKEYKVKLANHIADPPTPIGYRGISRWNSPDVFKGIQRFAKLYDSEYHGFNFCIGSIAEGLKDPKTEIMPIIKWVGERNQIFNVHLRNIKGGWNNFQEVYPDNGDMNFLHVVRALRDVGYSGMVMPDHVPHHADAAADLQAFSFCYGYIKGLLQTVTDEAI, encoded by the coding sequence ATGAAACGTAAAAGCTTTATTAAAACCCTGACGGCTGGTTCTGTGGGCGCTGCCACATTCGGTGCCGAGTCGGTAACGGCTGGGCATGTGGGTCAAAAAACAGAACGTCCAAAGAAGGTCTTGATGAAAGTAGGCTGCCAGTCAGGCGGTACGACCATCGAAAATCTGGAGTTCAAAGCCCGCCATGGAGTATTTAACATCGACGGCGGGGCACCCAAAACCATTGCCGGAAAAGGCTGGGACCTCGATGATTCTATGCGGAAGCGGGACGCCTGCGAGAAATACGGCATCAGCCTCGACGCCTATCATTTTCCACTGGCTTCTTCGGGCATCGACAAGGCCGAGTACCCCAACATTATGCTGGGCAAAAGCCCCGAGCGGGATCGTGAAATCGAGATTCTCCAGCAGATGATTCAGGTGGCCGGAAAGACGGGCATCAAGGTATTAAATTACAATACCACCATACTACCGGTACTACGCACGGGCAAAACGGTCGACCCAAAGCGGGGTAATGCCATTTATAGCACCTGGAATTACGAAGAAGCCCTGAAGCAAAATGCACCCAAAACCGTAGCCGGTGACGTATCCATCGAGCAGATGTTCGAGCGCATCACCTACCTCCTGGACCGCCTTCTGCCGGTAGCCAAAGAATACAAGGTCAAGCTTGCCAACCACATTGCCGATCCGCCAACGCCCATTGGCTACCGGGGCATTAGCCGATGGAACAGCCCCGACGTATTCAAAGGGATTCAGCGGTTTGCGAAGCTGTACGACAGCGAGTACCACGGCTTCAATTTCTGCATCGGCTCCATTGCCGAAGGGCTGAAAGACCCGAAAACCGAAATTATGCCGATCATTAAATGGGTGGGCGAGCGAAATCAGATTTTCAACGTTCATTTGCGGAACATCAAGGGCGGCTGGAATAACTTTCAGGAGGTTTACCCCGATAACGGCGACATGAATTTCCTGCACGTTGTTCGTGCCCTGCGCGATGTGGGCTACTCCGGCATGGTCATGCCCGACCACGTGCCGCACCACGCCGACGCAGCCGCCGATTTACAGGCTTTCTCCTTCTGTTACGGCTACATCAAAGGGCTTTTACAAACCGTCACCGACGAAGCAATCTAA
- a CDS encoding Gluconate transporter (PFAM: Gluconate transporter; Citrate transporter~KEGG: abm:ABSDF3019 GntP family high-affinity gluconate permease), whose translation MTDPLLILALGVIIVVGGIIGLKLHPFLALLLGAFVVAFLTPASAIEQFALAKGTAPAAALALSKKGIGERIATEFGNTCGKIGILIAMAAIIGKCMLESGAAERIIRSVLRLTGIEKAPVAFLVSSFFLGIPVFFDTVIFLMMPLAKAMTLRIGKNYLLLVLCVMAGAAMANSLVPPAPGPLFLVGEMHIPIGMMMVGGTIVGLFTITAGYFFALWANKKWPIPLRDSLDARLVDIEAISAKETMHLPGLSLSLLPVLIPLIFICADTALTAMATPGTPLTTSPVGVKLVNLIKFFGDKNIAIVAGGIAALLVLAREKKGSKEGLSPFVQAALLSGGGIILITAAGGAFGGMLQQTGISARIADMTKEYQMALIPMAFFIAAVVRTAQGSATVALITTSGILSGMAGNANLEFHPLYLGLAIGCGSKLVPWMNDAGFWIICKLSNLTEQEALKTISPLLVVMGLTGLFIIMIGAQLFPLV comes from the coding sequence ATGACTGACCCTTTACTTATCCTGGCTCTGGGCGTGATCATTGTCGTTGGCGGCATCATTGGCCTGAAGCTTCACCCGTTTCTGGCGCTGTTGCTCGGTGCTTTCGTCGTGGCGTTTCTAACCCCAGCTTCCGCCATCGAACAGTTTGCACTAGCCAAAGGAACCGCTCCAGCTGCTGCGCTGGCCCTGTCTAAGAAAGGCATCGGCGAGCGCATCGCCACCGAGTTTGGCAACACCTGCGGTAAAATAGGCATTCTCATTGCCATGGCCGCGATCATTGGCAAATGCATGCTGGAGAGCGGTGCCGCCGAACGAATCATCCGCTCGGTACTTCGGCTCACGGGCATCGAGAAAGCGCCCGTTGCATTTCTGGTGAGCAGTTTCTTCCTGGGAATACCGGTCTTTTTCGACACCGTTATTTTCCTGATGATGCCGCTGGCCAAAGCCATGACCCTGCGGATTGGCAAAAATTATCTGTTACTCGTTCTCTGTGTCATGGCCGGTGCCGCTATGGCCAACTCGCTGGTGCCACCCGCACCGGGGCCGTTATTTCTGGTCGGCGAAATGCACATTCCCATTGGCATGATGATGGTTGGCGGCACCATCGTTGGGCTTTTCACCATTACGGCCGGGTATTTCTTTGCCCTTTGGGCGAACAAAAAATGGCCCATTCCTTTGCGGGATTCGCTGGATGCCCGGCTGGTCGATATCGAAGCCATTTCGGCGAAAGAAACCATGCATTTACCGGGATTAAGCCTGTCACTTTTGCCGGTATTGATTCCACTCATATTCATCTGTGCCGATACAGCCCTCACCGCGATGGCAACGCCCGGTACCCCGCTGACGACCTCGCCTGTGGGAGTGAAACTGGTGAATCTGATCAAATTTTTCGGGGATAAGAATATCGCCATTGTAGCCGGTGGCATTGCTGCCCTGCTTGTGCTGGCCCGAGAGAAAAAAGGGAGCAAAGAAGGGCTATCTCCGTTTGTTCAGGCTGCGCTGTTGAGCGGGGGCGGTATCATCCTGATTACGGCTGCGGGGGGTGCTTTTGGCGGTATGCTCCAGCAAACGGGCATCAGCGCCCGCATCGCCGACATGACCAAAGAGTATCAAATGGCCCTGATTCCGATGGCGTTTTTTATTGCTGCCGTTGTCCGGACGGCGCAGGGATCGGCTACAGTAGCCCTAATCACGACATCAGGCATTTTATCGGGAATGGCGGGTAATGCGAACCTCGAATTTCATCCGCTCTACCTCGGTCTGGCCATTGGCTGCGGCTCAAAACTAGTGCCGTGGATGAACGACGCCGGATTCTGGATCATCTGTAAACTCAGCAACTTAACGGAGCAGGAAGCCCTGAAAACCATTTCACCCCTGCTGGTGGTCATGGGGCTAACCGGCCTCTTCATTATTATGATTGGTGCTCAGTTGTTTCCGCTGGTTTGA
- a CDS encoding 4-hydroxy-2-oxovalerate aldolase (PFAM: HpcH/HpaI aldolase~KEGG: msu:MS0691 alpha-dehydro-beta-deoxy-D- glucarate aldolase), which yields MKNLKKRLKQGDTLNGCWLNLGSPLTAEIVGQAGFDWVLIDLEHGAGSEKDALYQLQALEHTAAGVIVRVESAESQRIHRVLDMGAEGIMCPKISNPAEAQKVVNGLHYPPHGSRGVAKMVRATGFAQNFNQYYEESRDTILGVVQIETVEVLNHLDDVAALDGVDVLFIGPADLSMELGIFGQFDHPLFKEALHETVNAARKAGKATGILFFNPDDYQRYHDLGIRLIACGADATFVADGARNLAKKLDGFRSVYR from the coding sequence ATGAAGAACTTAAAGAAACGGCTCAAACAGGGAGATACACTGAATGGCTGCTGGCTGAATCTGGGCAGTCCGCTCACCGCCGAAATCGTTGGGCAGGCTGGTTTTGACTGGGTACTCATCGACCTCGAACACGGGGCCGGGTCCGAGAAAGACGCTCTGTACCAGCTACAGGCTCTTGAACATACAGCCGCCGGGGTTATCGTGCGCGTCGAAAGTGCCGAAAGCCAGCGGATTCACCGAGTACTCGATATGGGTGCCGAAGGGATCATGTGCCCCAAAATTTCCAATCCGGCCGAAGCGCAAAAAGTCGTTAACGGACTTCATTACCCCCCGCACGGGAGCCGGGGAGTAGCTAAAATGGTCCGGGCAACGGGCTTTGCCCAGAACTTCAACCAGTATTATGAGGAGTCGCGGGATACTATTCTGGGCGTGGTGCAGATTGAAACGGTCGAAGTCCTGAATCACCTCGACGACGTGGCGGCCCTTGACGGTGTCGATGTGCTATTCATCGGCCCCGCCGACCTGTCGATGGAGTTGGGCATTTTCGGGCAGTTCGATCATCCGCTGTTCAAGGAAGCTTTACACGAAACCGTTAACGCGGCCCGGAAAGCGGGTAAAGCCACCGGTATTCTGTTCTTCAACCCCGACGACTACCAGCGATACCACGACCTCGGCATCCGGCTGATCGCCTGCGGAGCCGATGCCACCTTCGTCGCCGACGGGGCCCGAAACCTGGCCAAAAAGCTGGACGGATTCAGATCGGTTTATAGATAA
- a CDS encoding aminotransferase class V (PFAM: aminotransferase class V~KEGG: gme:Gmet_3173 aminotransferase, class V) has translation MNNTYFTPGPAELYPTFYQHLQTAMDEQIGSISHRSQRFRDIYKFADEQLRTLLSIPSTHGIFFTGSASEVWERVLLNCVEHESFHLVNGSFSQKFYDYANALHKHAHVLEKPFGEGFDAADVEVPAYAELVCLTHNETSSGVQMRTSEMHKLKRKYPKKLFCIDTVSSAPYPDLDFNLIDSAFFSVQKAFGMPAGLGVWIASQNCLAKAERLEKNDALTIGAHHTLPTLWKHYKTFETPATPNVLYIYILGKIAEDFNRIGIDTMRKQTEEKARMLYKFLETSDTLSPFVSQERHRSQTVIVATTGTADKPKSSGDVMAATKAVNMIVGSGYGKFKDSQIRIANFPAVSIEQVAALIDELKK, from the coding sequence ATGAACAACACCTACTTTACGCCCGGCCCGGCCGAGTTATATCCAACGTTTTATCAACACCTGCAAACCGCCATGGACGAGCAGATTGGCTCGATCTCGCATCGGAGTCAGCGGTTTCGGGACATCTACAAGTTTGCCGATGAACAACTGCGAACGTTACTGAGTATTCCGTCAACGCATGGTATCTTCTTCACGGGATCGGCTTCGGAAGTATGGGAGCGGGTATTGCTCAACTGCGTGGAGCACGAAAGCTTTCACCTCGTCAATGGCTCGTTTTCTCAAAAGTTCTACGATTATGCCAACGCCCTGCACAAACACGCGCATGTACTCGAAAAACCGTTTGGCGAAGGATTCGATGCTGCCGATGTGGAGGTTCCTGCTTACGCGGAACTGGTTTGCCTGACCCATAACGAAACCTCGTCGGGTGTGCAGATGCGGACGAGCGAAATGCACAAACTAAAGCGGAAGTACCCCAAGAAGTTATTCTGTATTGACACCGTTTCCTCAGCCCCCTACCCCGACCTGGATTTTAACCTGATCGACTCGGCGTTTTTCTCGGTTCAGAAAGCGTTTGGTATGCCAGCCGGTCTGGGCGTCTGGATTGCCAGCCAGAACTGTCTGGCCAAAGCCGAACGGTTGGAAAAGAACGACGCGCTAACCATTGGCGCGCACCACACGCTGCCCACGCTTTGGAAGCATTACAAAACGTTTGAAACACCCGCCACGCCCAACGTGCTGTACATCTATATTCTGGGAAAGATCGCGGAAGATTTTAACCGGATTGGTATCGACACCATGCGAAAGCAGACGGAAGAAAAGGCCCGGATGCTCTATAAATTCCTGGAAACGTCCGATACCTTATCGCCCTTTGTGAGTCAGGAACGGCACCGTTCGCAGACGGTCATTGTGGCAACCACCGGAACGGCCGATAAGCCAAAATCATCAGGCGATGTCATGGCCGCAACGAAAGCTGTCAACATGATTGTGGGCAGCGGGTATGGGAAATTCAAAGATTCGCAAATTCGGATTGCCAACTTCCCAGCCGTCTCCATCGAACAGGTAGCGGCATTAATCGATGAGTTGAAGAAATAG